In the genome of Nitrospiria bacterium, one region contains:
- a CDS encoding GatB/YqeY domain-containing protein: MPLQQRLLEDMKTAMRDGNALKVSVIRLLRASIKNKEISKGKQNPLTEQDILETIISATKQRKDSIEQFTKGGRMDLVAKEQSELEILQTYLPQSLSVEELKSKARVLIKEIGANGQKDMGKVMKVLMPQVVGKIDGSVVGQVVKDLLSQSS; this comes from the coding sequence TGCCATTACAACAACGCCTCCTGGAAGACATGAAAACGGCCATGCGTGACGGGAATGCCTTAAAAGTCTCCGTCATCCGGTTGCTCCGGGCCTCGATCAAGAATAAGGAGATTTCAAAGGGGAAGCAAAATCCGTTGACGGAGCAGGATATATTGGAAACGATTATATCCGCCACGAAACAGCGCAAGGATTCCATCGAGCAATTCACTAAAGGGGGACGAATGGACCTGGTCGCCAAGGAACAAAGCGAGCTCGAAATCCTGCAAACCTATCTTCCCCAATCCCTTTCTGTGGAAGAGCTCAAGTCCAAGGCCCGGGTCCTGATAAAGGAGATCGGAGCCAACGGGCAGAAGGATATGGGAAAGGTCATGAAGGTCTTGATGCCCCAGGTGGTCGGGAAAATTGACGGCTCGGTTGTCGGGCAGGTGGTGAAGGACCTTTTATCTCAGTCATCCTAG
- the dnaG gene encoding DNA primase, which produces MERGYFSEDLVPRIKQESDILEWVSRYVSLKKTGQNWVGLCPFHSEKTPSFTVSPGKQVYHCFGCGVGGDVISFLMKMDGSTFPETIKVLAERLGISIHQQRGAEADRAEKLREELFQIHRDAADYYHAALLSHPEAQQARDYLRGRGILKETIDAFSLGFAPPGWNGLQQFLTKKGWSPEPIEKAGLIIAKTQPASSRKHYYDRFRERVIFPIFDLQNRVTGFGGRVLDGSLPKYLNSPETPIFSKGRQLYAMDKAREAAGKFGHLVVVEGYFDAIAAHQAGIHSVVATLGTALTADHLERIHRFVQTVKLIFDPDEAGIRAALRTVDLIIPSSVAGEVVLLPNGEDPDSFIKNQGAAAFNRLMSQSMKLLDFAIRQGLADPAARTIEGKLRIVDRILPAIRKVKRAVERSYYVKHLAESLGLDERELTREVAQLGPINIPGALSSSASSLPLLPQEEQILIHLLVHNRVTAPMLLQQIDQDHFTDGRLRQIFNQCVESSRSRGEAVRLDTPIRSERADPQLDSILSALMVKEPDYDDSHQTLKDCIRTLRVKKIRTAMKSLESEIRDAERSGDNPQVKSLLDKLVGLKKISLDVNG; this is translated from the coding sequence ATGGAACGGGGATATTTCTCAGAAGATCTGGTCCCGAGGATAAAGCAAGAGAGTGATATCCTGGAATGGGTTTCAAGGTATGTCTCGCTCAAGAAGACAGGGCAAAACTGGGTTGGGCTCTGCCCGTTCCATTCCGAAAAGACCCCCTCTTTTACCGTCAGCCCCGGCAAGCAGGTTTACCATTGTTTCGGGTGCGGGGTTGGGGGTGATGTAATCAGTTTTTTGATGAAAATGGACGGATCGACCTTTCCGGAGACGATCAAAGTACTGGCCGAGAGGCTCGGCATTTCGATCCATCAGCAGCGGGGAGCGGAAGCCGATCGGGCCGAAAAACTCCGCGAGGAACTCTTTCAGATCCACCGCGACGCCGCCGATTATTATCATGCGGCGCTGTTGAGCCACCCGGAAGCCCAGCAAGCCCGGGACTACCTTCGTGGGCGGGGAATATTGAAAGAGACCATCGACGCGTTTTCTTTGGGTTTTGCTCCTCCCGGATGGAACGGACTTCAACAGTTCCTTACCAAAAAGGGATGGTCTCCCGAGCCGATTGAAAAAGCCGGTCTGATTATCGCGAAGACTCAACCGGCCTCATCTCGGAAGCATTACTACGACCGTTTTCGCGAGCGGGTCATTTTCCCGATCTTTGATCTTCAAAACCGGGTGACCGGTTTTGGCGGGAGGGTCCTGGACGGCAGTTTGCCCAAATATCTAAACTCGCCGGAGACGCCGATTTTCAGCAAAGGCCGTCAACTGTATGCCATGGACAAAGCCAGGGAAGCGGCCGGCAAATTTGGCCATCTGGTCGTGGTGGAGGGTTATTTTGACGCCATTGCGGCTCATCAGGCCGGGATTCATTCGGTTGTTGCGACACTGGGCACCGCCCTGACCGCCGATCACTTGGAGCGGATACACCGATTTGTACAGACGGTCAAGTTGATTTTTGACCCGGATGAAGCCGGGATCCGTGCCGCACTACGGACCGTGGACCTGATTATTCCAAGTTCCGTGGCCGGGGAGGTGGTCTTGTTGCCCAACGGAGAAGATCCCGACAGCTTCATTAAGAACCAGGGCGCCGCGGCCTTTAATCGCTTGATGAGTCAGTCCATGAAGCTTTTGGATTTTGCGATCCGGCAGGGCTTGGCGGATCCCGCGGCGAGAACGATCGAAGGAAAATTGAGGATTGTGGATCGGATCCTGCCTGCCATACGAAAAGTCAAAAGGGCGGTCGAGCGCAGTTACTATGTCAAACATCTGGCGGAAAGTCTCGGGTTGGATGAGCGGGAGCTGACAAGGGAAGTGGCCCAACTTGGACCAATCAATATCCCTGGGGCGCTCTCTTCTTCTGCAAGCTCCCTTCCGCTGTTGCCGCAAGAAGAACAAATTCTGATCCATCTTTTGGTGCACAACCGGGTCACGGCCCCGATGTTGCTTCAACAGATCGATCAGGACCATTTTACCGATGGCCGCCTTCGACAGATATTCAATCAATGTGTTGAATCCTCGCGGTCCAGAGGGGAAGCCGTTCGTTTGGACACGCCGATCCGCTCCGAAAGGGCCGATCCGCAATTGGATTCGATTCTGTCGGCGCTGATGGTGAAGGAACCCGATTATGACGATTCACACCAGACTCTCAAGGATTGTATCCGGACGCTCCGGGTGAAGAAGATCCGCACGGCCATGAAGAGCCTGGAGAGCGAAATACGCGACGCGGAGCGATCCGGAGATAATCCCCAAGTCAAATCGTTGCTGGATAAATTGGTGGGGCTTAAAAAAATAAGTTTGGACGTTAATGGGTAG